Proteins found in one Candidatus Tisiphia endosymbiont of Beris chalybata genomic segment:
- a CDS encoding porin, which translates to MKKLLMFLGMTCLSSTVIAANCSFPTDAATDTEIKLEGFYGFQAGYSKQNKLQGLGKNITDNRKRIAFFTEAAFSATIKQELNNVVAGAKIVLVPTTKPKTSVSVNGSHLFLETDYGKVELGSPYDAGAKMRITGYKVIAATGTSWNKYIQLDSPNMLYQGLKPDFDTSDSFYMESFSNGFNDMTSKTEAARKISYYTPKIEGFQFGISYTPDSANTGGNRELKNLDINDKNFNSKSKTGLKTIILPNDNVVILNQNVKDAVSAGISYQHELLDDVAMEVAVTGEFAKPARKLLILDNEKDKNIQEERKLSNLKAYNIGAVLTYGNLSCGASYGSLGKSLTTPAYHKVGRATEYYNGAVAYTQGPIKTSISYFRSLRYKNTTDAVSLGTEYLVTPGMLPYAEISYFQAKGKPVYMLEAPKTKTRGTVALIGAKLKF; encoded by the coding sequence ATGAAAAAATTACTAATGTTCTTAGGCATGACCTGTCTTAGCAGTACTGTTATTGCCGCTAACTGCAGTTTTCCTACGGATGCAGCAACCGATACTGAAATAAAATTAGAAGGATTCTATGGCTTTCAAGCTGGCTATAGTAAGCAAAATAAACTACAAGGTCTTGGTAAAAATATCACAGACAACAGAAAAAGAATTGCGTTTTTTACCGAAGCTGCTTTTTCTGCCACTATAAAACAAGAACTTAATAATGTGGTTGCTGGTGCCAAGATAGTTTTAGTTCCTACAACTAAGCCCAAAACTTCTGTAAGTGTTAACGGATCGCATCTATTCTTAGAAACAGATTATGGAAAAGTAGAATTAGGGTCTCCTTATGACGCTGGTGCTAAAATGCGTATTACTGGTTATAAAGTAATTGCTGCTACCGGGACCAGTTGGAATAAATATATACAGCTTGATAGCCCAAATATGTTATATCAAGGGTTAAAGCCAGATTTTGATACTTCTGATAGTTTTTATATGGAATCATTTTCTAATGGTTTTAACGATATGACCAGTAAAACAGAAGCGGCAAGAAAAATATCTTATTATACTCCTAAAATAGAGGGTTTTCAATTTGGTATTTCTTATACGCCTGATTCTGCTAACACTGGAGGAAATCGGGAGCTAAAAAATTTAGATATTAACGATAAAAATTTTAATAGTAAGTCAAAAACTGGTCTCAAAACTATTATTTTACCAAATGACAATGTAGTAATACTCAACCAAAATGTTAAAGATGCTGTTTCCGCAGGGATTTCGTATCAGCACGAACTTTTAGATGATGTGGCAATGGAAGTGGCAGTCACTGGAGAATTTGCTAAACCCGCACGAAAACTTTTAATATTAGATAATGAAAAAGATAAAAATATTCAAGAGGAGCGTAAACTATCAAACCTAAAAGCTTACAATATAGGTGCGGTATTAACTTATGGTAATTTATCTTGCGGAGCTTCATATGGGAGCTTAGGAAAAAGCTTAACTACTCCAGCGTATCACAAAGTTGGCCGGGCTACCGAATATTATAATGGGGCAGTTGCTTACACCCAAGGCCCGATTAAGACAAGTATTTCATATTTTAGATCACTAAGATATAAAAATACTACAGATGCTGTCAGTTTAGGTACTGAATATTTAGTAACTCCAGGTATGCTACCCTATGCTGAGATATCTTATTTCCAAGCTAAAGGCAAACCTGTTTACATGCTGGAGGCCCCTAAAACAAAAACTAGAGGTACTGTCGCTTTAATAGGTGCAAAGCTTAAATTTTAA
- the gmk gene encoding guanylate kinase encodes MLSSIKHKGFAVILSFPSAAGKSSLAKALLKIDFNLTLSISATTRKARPNEVDGINYYFNSPNEFDKLIRQDALLEYAHIYGNYYGTPKDPIIKLLKQNKDVLFDIDYQGMVAIKQVLENVVTIFILPPNLNTLKQRIQDRGQDSREVVESRLKLATTEIEYAKDYDYIVVNDNFEVALKTIHSIIIAQRTNRVRLDLEHFLSRLKTPLN; translated from the coding sequence ATGCTGTCCTCAATTAAGCATAAAGGATTTGCTGTTATTTTATCCTTCCCATCAGCTGCTGGCAAATCCAGCTTAGCCAAAGCTTTATTAAAAATTGATTTTAATCTAACATTATCTATCTCAGCTACTACCAGGAAAGCAAGACCTAATGAAGTTGATGGAATTAATTATTATTTCAACTCCCCTAATGAATTTGATAAATTAATTAGGCAAGACGCCTTGCTTGAATATGCGCATATCTATGGTAATTATTATGGTACCCCCAAGGATCCTATAATAAAACTTCTGAAACAAAATAAGGATGTTTTATTTGATATAGATTATCAAGGTATGGTAGCTATCAAGCAAGTATTAGAAAATGTTGTAACCATCTTTATATTACCGCCAAATCTTAACACCCTCAAACAACGAATTCAAGATAGAGGGCAAGACAGCAGGGAGGTAGTAGAATCTCGGCTAAAATTAGCTACTACAGAAATAGAATATGCAAAAGATTATGATTACATAGTGGTCAATGATAACTTTGAAGTAGCACTAAAAACAATTCACTCTATTATTATTGCTCAGCGAACAAATAGAGTAAGGCTTGATCTAGAGCATTTCTTATCCCGCCTAAAAACACCTCTTAATTAA
- a CDS encoding autotransporter outer membrane beta-barrel domain-containing protein, which yields MKQQVNFLKKTFLFITISSLLTINDSMGTVIRQILESESSLSIGKGLDNEANPFLTNSALRLAADNITKIDATATAIQAIDINGKSTNLPPSPILLTNLQFIGDCSVGSVVNLINQNQIIVSIGQSKVENPPQDNIESNLTLTGTNIPEFQGKLNDYSGISKIVFASRDSTLNIESADNQPIYFDRKLACGESSLGSTLNVISNFFIRDLNGAYIPKINIGSTSNGNTTKPAILRISCGIKDIKELEVVDFHFLVNGGGINFVDKDSKLQFQNDKGDKRTVYLHDDLASEDNKGIVEFDSIGSESTIIISDSAVPGGFPRRGTIGKSEEVTKADGSKEIIITRIKEVCTTGEGHNIFNIPIFAGSVEAYSRNTVTSELIFNKEVTADINFHDASKMVAKANIIGNIDYRNLNANVTIEDNKTIKGNVISTGGKNGELNFPVGGEVTGNIGDEKNGIKEVNLAKGTLKLGNARADINFNGDSTLLANGNITGILDFKNSHSKIILAKDKKITGEVVSSGGTNGEINFEDSGEVAGDIGASDKEIMNVNIKHGTVKLADVNAKNIKLDEGTGDERTVEFAGSNLRTIDVPLVTVDKDPLKRSIEQFHYKTRVNVDQFNMPVNVLAKFNNAAFIEKQVQGGILEFNDDVWLNNGIVKAKKVTFGANKSAFLVKNIEANNIIADQAKIVILEDMSITGDLAANNMALDLSNKILTVTDTKKFSGTLEIDSSYDSSKLEGGYINIIDGAKIQFSEVEKMIINVTIKSNIDQIPIGTKYALVRVGNNGRIEGPPKSVVLNVKDQNRFTEWEIDKEGKNLFLYSKLEEEVTTDPVVVKPDPHEDATGTVPTVPTEHTDPVVIPEPPVEVPTDPTDPVVVKPDPHEDATVTVPTVPTEHVNSSIIGLGGSDRGESCHNNGSCDTRVTQNLSATSEQQKFAQQLGNVVDHNSDAAKVKHMLCDMAKGHQGAESREVVNRLTSRTPPSSTVMNFLVLAATQEIHNRISELGKLLRTQNPIIQAAGDEVRLRSGVWISPFYSQASQKMKNDISGYKLKASGGMFGIDYQINDNLLIGGAYSRSQVVVSHKDIKKGDKTKARVNIFLLYGLQHLTDKWYLEGIISYASSKVKNNEGRRALNNLERAIGRYNAISYGGQLVAGYNYPIGNTDITPLIGLRYTKFHEGNYQEAGTACQNLTVKKRVYNKTEALVGMRVSTTIIEQ from the coding sequence ATGAAACAACAAGTAAATTTTTTAAAAAAAACATTTTTATTTATTACCATTAGTTCCCTATTAACGATTAACGATAGTATGGGGACAGTAATAAGACAAATCCTAGAAAGCGAGTCCTCCCTTTCAATAGGAAAAGGCCTTGATAACGAGGCGAACCCTTTTCTTACTAACTCTGCCCTCCGACTTGCAGCTGATAATATTACTAAAATAGATGCTACTGCAACAGCCATACAAGCCATCGATATTAACGGTAAAAGCACAAATCTTCCCCCTAGCCCAATTCTTCTAACTAATTTACAATTTATTGGGGACTGTTCTGTTGGTTCTGTAGTAAATTTGATTAATCAGAATCAAATCATAGTAAGCATAGGCCAATCTAAAGTTGAAAATCCACCTCAAGATAATATAGAATCAAATCTTACATTAACCGGTACTAATATTCCAGAATTCCAAGGAAAATTAAATGATTATAGTGGAATATCAAAAATTGTTTTTGCTTCTCGAGATTCTACCTTAAATATAGAGTCTGCTGATAACCAACCAATTTATTTTGATCGTAAATTGGCGTGTGGTGAAAGCAGCTTGGGCTCGACTTTAAATGTTATTTCTAATTTCTTTATTCGGGATCTAAATGGTGCGTATATACCTAAGATCAATATCGGATCTACTAGTAATGGGAATACTACTAAACCAGCAATATTGCGCATAAGCTGTGGTATAAAAGACATAAAAGAGCTAGAAGTTGTTGATTTTCACTTCTTGGTTAATGGGGGGGGAATTAATTTCGTGGATAAGGATTCAAAATTACAATTCCAAAATGATAAAGGGGACAAGCGTACAGTATATTTACATGACGACTTAGCGTCAGAAGATAATAAAGGTATAGTTGAATTCGACAGCATTGGTAGTGAAAGTACAATAATAATTTCGGACTCTGCGGTACCGGGGGGCTTTCCGCGCAGAGGAACAATTGGTAAGAGTGAGGAGGTAACAAAGGCTGATGGTAGCAAGGAGATAATAATAACAAGGATAAAAGAAGTATGTACGACAGGAGAGGGTCATAATATTTTTAATATACCAATTTTTGCTGGAAGTGTTGAAGCTTACTCAAGGAATACAGTGACTAGTGAACTTATTTTCAATAAAGAAGTGACAGCAGATATTAATTTTCATGATGCTAGTAAAATGGTGGCAAAGGCTAATATCATAGGAAATATAGATTATAGAAATCTTAATGCGAATGTTACGATTGAGGATAACAAGACAATTAAGGGTAATGTGATTAGTACCGGGGGTAAGAACGGAGAATTAAACTTTCCAGTCGGGGGAGAAGTTACAGGAAATATTGGGGATGAAAAAAATGGAATAAAAGAGGTGAATCTAGCCAAGGGAACATTGAAGTTAGGTAATGCTAGGGCGGATATTAATTTTAATGGAGATAGTACATTACTTGCCAATGGTAATATTACAGGAATTTTAGATTTTAAAAATTCTCATTCTAAAATTATATTGGCTAAAGATAAGAAAATTACCGGTGAGGTAGTCAGTAGTGGTGGCACGAATGGAGAAATAAACTTTGAAGATAGCGGAGAGGTTGCTGGGGATATTGGCGCTTCAGATAAGGAAATCATGAATGTGAATATAAAACACGGAACTGTAAAATTAGCCGATGTTAATGCTAAAAATATTAAGCTAGATGAGGGGACTGGAGATGAGAGGACTGTGGAATTTGCTGGTAGCAATTTAAGAACTATAGATGTGCCTTTGGTAACTGTAGATAAAGATCCATTAAAGAGATCTATAGAACAGTTTCACTACAAGACCCGAGTAAATGTTGATCAATTTAATATGCCTGTGAATGTGCTAGCTAAGTTCAACAATGCAGCTTTTATTGAAAAGCAGGTACAGGGGGGAATTTTAGAATTTAACGATGATGTATGGCTGAATAATGGAATAGTAAAGGCCAAGAAAGTGACCTTTGGTGCTAACAAATCGGCGTTTCTAGTAAAAAATATTGAAGCTAATAATATTATTGCGGATCAAGCTAAAATAGTAATATTAGAGGATATGAGCATAACTGGGGATTTGGCTGCTAACAATATGGCGCTTGACTTAAGCAATAAAATATTAACTGTTACTGATACTAAAAAATTTAGTGGAACCCTGGAAATTGATAGTAGTTATGATAGTAGTAAACTTGAGGGCGGTTATATAAATATCATTGACGGGGCTAAAATACAATTTTCTGAAGTAGAGAAAATGATTATTAACGTAACGATTAAGTCAAATATTGATCAGATACCAATAGGCACTAAATATGCCTTAGTACGGGTAGGAAATAATGGTAGAATTGAAGGTCCGCCAAAAAGTGTAGTATTAAATGTTAAGGACCAAAATCGCTTTACTGAGTGGGAAATAGATAAAGAGGGTAAGAATTTATTTTTATATAGTAAGTTAGAGGAAGAGGTGACGACTGACCCTGTGGTTGTAAAGCCTGACCCTCACGAGGACGCTACAGGTACTGTGCCTACAGTACCGACTGAACACACTGACCCTGTGGTTATCCCTGAGCCTCCCGTGGAAGTACCGACTGATCCCACTGACCCTGTGGTTGTAAAGCCTGACCCTCACGAGGACGCTACAGTTACTGTACCTACCGTACCGACTGAACATGTTAATAGCTCTATAATTGGTCTTGGTGGTAGCGATAGAGGAGAGTCTTGTCATAATAATGGAAGTTGTGATACTAGGGTTACCCAGAATTTAAGCGCAACTAGCGAGCAACAAAAATTTGCTCAGCAATTAGGAAATGTTGTAGACCATAATAGTGACGCTGCTAAAGTAAAGCATATGTTATGCGATATGGCAAAAGGACATCAAGGAGCAGAAAGTAGAGAAGTAGTAAATAGGCTTACTTCTCGTACTCCACCCTCATCTACAGTAATGAATTTCTTAGTCTTGGCAGCTACTCAAGAAATACATAATAGAATATCAGAGCTTGGTAAGTTGTTACGCACCCAGAACCCAATCATTCAAGCGGCGGGTGATGAAGTAAGACTAAGAAGCGGAGTATGGATTAGCCCGTTTTATAGTCAAGCAAGCCAAAAGATGAAAAATGACATTAGCGGCTATAAACTTAAAGCTAGTGGGGGGATGTTTGGAATAGATTATCAAATTAATGATAATTTATTGATTGGAGGAGCTTATAGTCGGAGCCAGGTAGTAGTAAGCCATAAAGATATAAAGAAGGGAGATAAAACTAAAGCTAGGGTGAATATATTTTTATTATATGGTCTACAACATTTAACAGATAAATGGTACTTAGAAGGCATAATATCTTATGCTTCAAGTAAGGTCAAAAATAATGAAGGGCGCAGGGCATTGAATAATCTAGAAAGAGCTATCGGACGTTATAATGCTATTAGCTATGGAGGACAATTAGTTGCTGGTTATAATTACCCAATTGGTAATACAGATATTACCCCGCTTATAGGCCT